The following coding sequences lie in one Apium graveolens cultivar Ventura chromosome 1, ASM990537v1, whole genome shotgun sequence genomic window:
- the LOC141717667 gene encoding zinc finger protein GAI-ASSOCIATED FACTOR 1-like yields the protein MTTNQFLCEVCNRGFQREQNLQLHRRGHNLPGKLKQKTNNEVRKRVYICPEVGCVFHDPSRAGEDLTAIKKHFSRKHSRKKFSCDNCKKKFAVHGDRKAHNMFCAKKEYICECGTTFST from the coding sequence ATGACAACAAATCAATTTTTGTGTGAGGTGTGCAATAGAGGTTTTCAAAGGGAGCAAAACTTGCAGCTCCACAGAAGAGGACACAATTTGCCCGGAAAGCTGAAGCAAAAGACAAACAATGAAGTCAGGAAAAGGGTTTACATTTGCCCTGAAGTTGGATGTGTTTTTCATGATCCTTCAAGAGCAGGAGAAGATCTGACTGCTATCAAGAAGCATTTCTCTCGAAAACATAGTCGAAAAAAATTCAGCTGTGACAATTGTAAGAAGAAGTTTGCTGTGCACGGTGACCGGAAGGCTCACAATATGTTCTGTGCTAAGAAGGAATATATTTGTGAATGTGGAACTACCTTCTCCACGTGA